One stretch of Novosphingobium pentaromativorans US6-1 DNA includes these proteins:
- a CDS encoding homocysteine S-methyltransferase family protein, with amino-acid sequence MSPRETFLAEAAKRILITDGAFGTEIQNWKLAEADYAGNLGLSHEQKGNNDILALSKPEVPEAIHRAYFEAGADIAETNTFSANRISQADYGAEHLVREINVESARLARKVADEFQAKDAANGISRPRFVAGAIGPTNKTLSLSPDVNDPGYREIDWDTLVDVYKEQAAALIEGGADFILIETVFDTLNAKAGIMAVKQLEAELGREVPIMLSMTLTDLSGRNLSGHTVEAFWHAVRHARPITIGLNCSFGATQLRPHVKTLSEIADTLIMIYPNAGLPNELGAYDEMPDTTAGFVGEWAVAGQVNVLGGCCGSTPAHIAAIAQQVKGVAPRKVPSLEPVTRLAGLEPFIMAA; translated from the coding sequence ATGTCGCCTCGCGAAACTTTCCTGGCCGAGGCTGCCAAGCGCATCCTCATTACCGACGGCGCCTTCGGCACCGAAATCCAGAACTGGAAGCTCGCCGAAGCGGACTACGCCGGTAACCTGGGCCTGAGCCACGAGCAGAAGGGCAACAACGACATCCTCGCGCTGTCCAAGCCCGAGGTGCCCGAGGCGATCCACCGCGCCTACTTCGAGGCAGGCGCGGACATTGCCGAGACCAACACCTTCTCGGCCAACCGCATCAGCCAGGCCGACTACGGCGCCGAGCATCTCGTGCGCGAGATCAACGTCGAATCGGCCCGCCTCGCCCGCAAGGTCGCCGACGAGTTCCAGGCCAAGGACGCCGCAAACGGTATTTCGCGCCCGCGCTTCGTGGCCGGCGCCATCGGCCCGACCAACAAGACCCTGTCGCTCAGCCCCGACGTCAACGACCCGGGATACCGCGAGATCGACTGGGACACGCTGGTCGACGTCTACAAGGAACAGGCCGCGGCGCTCATCGAAGGCGGAGCGGACTTCATCCTTATCGAGACGGTGTTCGACACGCTCAACGCCAAGGCCGGCATCATGGCGGTCAAGCAGCTCGAGGCCGAGCTGGGCCGCGAAGTGCCGATCATGCTGTCGATGACGCTGACCGACCTTTCGGGCCGCAACCTTTCCGGCCACACGGTCGAGGCGTTCTGGCACGCGGTGCGCCATGCCAGGCCGATCACGATCGGGCTCAACTGCTCGTTCGGCGCCACCCAGCTGCGCCCGCACGTCAAGACGCTGTCGGAAATCGCCGACACGCTTATCATGATCTATCCCAACGCCGGCCTGCCCAACGAACTGGGCGCCTACGACGAGATGCCCGACACGACCGCGGGCTTTGTCGGCGAGTGGGCCGTCGCGGGCCAGGTCAACGTGCTGGGCGGCTGCTGCGGCTCCACCCCGGCCCATATCGCGGCAATCGCGCAGCAGGTGAAGGGCGTGGCCCCGCGCAAGGTTCCCTCACTGGAACCGGTCACGCGGTTGGCAGGTCTCGAACCCTTCATCATGGCAGCTTGA
- a CDS encoding GNAT family N-acetyltransferase, translated as MDDIPIWRIRQAGPDDAEALSLIGSATFLESFAGIVDGSGIVSHCVHQHSAETYRAYLAKGAKAWLAEVEPGHAPVGYAMVCAPELELAQEGDLELKRIYMLSRYQGTVLASALMQAVAAATPGHTRLLLGVKEDNHRALSFYAKHGFETIGTRRFDVGGKTYDDFVLARVLTPVPAQ; from the coding sequence ATGGACGACATACCCATCTGGCGCATCCGGCAGGCGGGCCCCGACGATGCGGAGGCCCTCTCGCTCATCGGTTCGGCGACGTTTCTCGAGAGTTTTGCGGGTATCGTCGACGGCAGCGGCATCGTCTCCCACTGCGTCCACCAGCACAGCGCCGAGACCTACCGCGCCTACCTGGCCAAGGGCGCCAAGGCTTGGCTGGCGGAAGTCGAACCGGGCCACGCCCCCGTCGGCTACGCCATGGTCTGCGCACCGGAACTGGAACTGGCGCAGGAGGGCGACCTCGAACTCAAGCGCATCTACATGCTCTCGCGCTACCAGGGCACGGTGCTTGCCAGCGCCCTGATGCAGGCGGTCGCAGCCGCGACCCCGGGCCATACGCGCCTCCTGCTCGGCGTGAAGGAAGACAACCACCGAGCCCTTTCGTTCTATGCCAAGCACGGCTTCGAGACGATCGGGACCCGCCGCTTCGATGTCGGCGGCAAGACTTATGACGACTTCGTACTGGCGCGCGTGCTGACGCCCGTTCCGGCACAGTGA
- the metH gene encoding methionine synthase, whose amino-acid sequence MTATPSSARFVNVGERTNVTGSAKFKKLIMAGDYPAAVEVARQQVENGAQVIDVNMDEGLLDAVEAMTTFLKLIAAEPDIARVPVMIDSSKWEVIEAGLKCVSGKPIVNSISMKEGEAPFLEQARKCMTYGAAVVVMAFDETGQADTRQRKVEICKRAYKLLTGIGFPPEDIIFDPNVFAVATGIEEHDRYALDFIEAVKEIREACPHVHFSGGLSNLSFSFRGNETVRRAMHSVFLYYAIPAGLDMAIVNAGQLDVYDQIDPVLRDACEDVILMRREDATERLIELAESFKGQDKAAEKAAEEWRGWEVTKRLEHALVKGIDAYVVGDTEEARQAAADRGGRPIEVIEGPLMDGMNVVGDLFGSGKMFLPQVVKSARVMKKAVAHLIPFIEAEKEEGAKAKGRIIMATVKGDVHDIGKNIVGVVLQCNGYEVIDLGVMVPWSKILESANENDADIIGLSGLITPSLDEMVTVAEEMQRAQMNIPLLIGGATTSKVHTALRIDPAYEGPVIHVLDASRAVGVASQLLSDTQAEGFKSSVAIDYQKVREAREGKGQSDLLALADARENAFKPDFADKAPAPVQPGLHVFEAWDLADLVETFDWTPFFRAWELAGTYPAILKDEVVGESARNLFADAKAMLEKIVSEKWLTAKGVCAFWPAHREGDDVLLEDGTRLPFLRQQFKKSRSRANFCLSDFIDTQDDWLGGFAVGIHGIEPHLARFQAAHDDYSDILLKALADRFAEAFAERLHSHVRTTLWGYAPEEQFTNEALIREEYRGIRPAPGYPACPDHSLKPILFDLLKAQDNAGIVLTESQAMLPTAAVSGFYFAHPESQYFGVARIGRDQLEDYAGRRGVELATAERWLRPNLD is encoded by the coding sequence ATGACCGCGACACCTTCATCTGCCCGTTTCGTCAATGTCGGCGAGCGCACCAACGTCACCGGATCGGCCAAGTTCAAGAAGCTGATCATGGCCGGCGACTATCCCGCCGCCGTCGAAGTGGCCCGCCAGCAGGTCGAGAACGGCGCGCAGGTGATCGACGTCAACATGGACGAGGGCCTGCTCGACGCCGTCGAGGCGATGACCACCTTCCTCAAGCTGATCGCCGCCGAGCCCGACATCGCGCGCGTGCCGGTGATGATCGACAGCTCGAAGTGGGAGGTGATCGAGGCCGGCCTCAAGTGCGTGTCCGGCAAGCCGATCGTCAACTCGATCAGCATGAAGGAAGGCGAGGCACCGTTCCTCGAACAGGCGCGCAAGTGCATGACCTACGGCGCCGCCGTAGTCGTCATGGCCTTCGACGAGACCGGCCAGGCCGACACCAGGCAGCGCAAGGTCGAGATCTGCAAGCGCGCCTACAAGCTGCTGACCGGCATCGGCTTCCCGCCCGAGGACATCATCTTCGATCCCAACGTCTTCGCCGTCGCCACCGGCATCGAGGAGCACGACCGCTACGCGCTCGACTTCATCGAGGCGGTGAAGGAAATCCGCGAGGCCTGCCCGCACGTGCATTTCTCGGGCGGCCTGTCGAACCTGTCGTTCAGCTTCCGCGGCAACGAGACGGTGCGCCGGGCAATGCACTCGGTGTTCCTCTACTATGCGATCCCGGCCGGGCTCGACATGGCAATCGTCAATGCCGGACAGCTCGACGTCTACGACCAGATCGACCCGGTGCTGCGCGACGCCTGCGAAGACGTGATCCTGATGCGCCGCGAGGATGCGACCGAGCGCCTCATCGAACTCGCCGAGAGCTTCAAGGGCCAGGACAAGGCCGCCGAAAAGGCCGCCGAGGAATGGCGCGGGTGGGAAGTGACCAAGCGGCTGGAGCACGCGCTGGTGAAGGGCATCGACGCCTATGTCGTCGGGGATACCGAGGAAGCGCGCCAGGCCGCGGCAGACCGTGGCGGGCGGCCGATCGAGGTGATCGAAGGGCCGCTGATGGACGGCATGAACGTCGTCGGCGACCTGTTCGGCTCGGGCAAGATGTTCCTGCCGCAGGTCGTCAAGTCCGCGCGCGTCATGAAAAAGGCCGTCGCCCACCTCATCCCCTTCATCGAGGCGGAGAAGGAAGAAGGCGCCAAGGCCAAGGGCCGCATCATCATGGCCACCGTCAAGGGCGACGTCCATGACATCGGCAAGAACATCGTCGGCGTCGTCCTGCAGTGCAACGGCTACGAAGTGATCGACCTGGGCGTCATGGTTCCCTGGTCGAAGATCCTCGAAAGCGCCAACGAGAACGATGCCGACATCATCGGCCTCTCCGGCCTCATCACCCCCTCGCTCGACGAGATGGTGACCGTGGCCGAGGAAATGCAGCGCGCGCAGATGAACATCCCGCTGCTGATCGGCGGGGCGACGACCAGCAAGGTCCACACCGCGCTGCGCATCGATCCGGCCTACGAAGGCCCGGTGATCCATGTGCTCGACGCCAGCCGCGCGGTCGGCGTCGCCTCGCAGCTGCTGTCGGACACGCAGGCCGAAGGCTTCAAGTCCTCGGTCGCCATCGACTACCAGAAAGTGCGCGAGGCACGCGAGGGCAAGGGCCAGTCGGACCTGCTGGCGCTGGCCGATGCCCGCGAGAACGCGTTCAAGCCCGACTTCGCCGACAAGGCCCCTGCCCCGGTGCAGCCCGGGCTGCACGTTTTCGAGGCATGGGACCTCGCCGATCTCGTCGAGACGTTCGACTGGACGCCTTTCTTCCGCGCCTGGGAACTGGCCGGTACCTACCCGGCGATCCTAAAGGACGAAGTGGTGGGCGAAAGCGCCCGCAACCTGTTCGCCGACGCCAAGGCGATGCTGGAAAAGATCGTCAGCGAGAAGTGGCTGACGGCCAAGGGCGTCTGCGCCTTCTGGCCGGCTCACCGCGAAGGTGACGACGTTCTGCTGGAAGACGGCACCCGCCTTCCCTTCCTGCGCCAGCAGTTCAAGAAATCGCGCAGCCGCGCCAACTTCTGCCTTTCGGACTTCATCGATACGCAGGACGACTGGCTCGGCGGCTTCGCGGTCGGCATCCACGGCATCGAACCGCACCTCGCACGCTTCCAGGCCGCACACGACGACTATTCGGACATCCTGCTCAAGGCGCTGGCCGACCGCTTCGCCGAAGCCTTCGCCGAACGCCTGCACAGCCACGTGCGCACCACCCTGTGGGGCTATGCGCCGGAAGAGCAGTTCACCAACGAAGCGCTGATCCGCGAGGAATATCGCGGTATCCGCCCGGCCCCCGGTTACCCGGCCTGCCCGGACCACTCGCTCAAGCCGATCCTGTTCGACCTGCTCAAGGCGCAGGACAATGCCGGAATCGTGCTGACCGAAAGCCAGGCGATGCTGCCGACCGCCGCGGTTTCGGGCTTCTACTTTGCCCATCCGGAAAGCCAGTATTTCGGCGTTGCGCGCATCGGCCGGGACCAGCTTGAGGACTACGCCGGACGGCGCGGGGTGGAGCTGGCGACGGCCGAACGCTGGCTGCGTCCCAACCTCGACTGA
- the recQ gene encoding DNA helicase RecQ: MPVADLLPDALDALHATFGFTAFRGVQEHVVSRVLAGQSTLAVMPTGAGKSLTYQLPAVMLEGTCVVVSPLIALMHDQLRSATANGIRAATLTSADTDREVTIDRFREGELDLLYVAPERASQPHFRELLSKARVSLFAIDEAHCVSEWGHDFRPDYRLLRPLLDAFPQVPRLALTATADHHTRADILAQLGIADDGLIVAGFDRPNIRYAIRPRENAARQLKTLLEENPGPGIIYAPTRARVEQLAETLAATGRRVLPYHAGLSPEIRARNQAAFVASEDMVMVATVAFGMGIDKPDVRFVAHAGIPKSIEGYYQETGRAGRDGDPSVAVMFWGADDFARARIRLSEVEERRQQSERQRLDSLAGLVETAQCRRAVLLRHFGEDPAPTCGNCDNCLEPPGVADMTELARKLLSAVYRTGQSYGLGHLEKVLTGIADDRVLQRGHDQLSVFGIMTEDEKPLLKPLARALQARGSLIPTEHGGLALGGDAREILKGEASVPIVLPPKRERKRRGGASSRDTGANPVGNPLFEALRALRRDLAAEAGVPPYVIFHDSTLREMATVQPASLAAMGEIGGIGSRKLDAYGDAFLAVIRQF, encoded by the coding sequence GTGCCTGTTGCCGACCTGCTTCCCGACGCACTCGATGCCCTTCACGCCACTTTCGGCTTCACCGCCTTTCGCGGCGTGCAGGAACATGTCGTCTCGCGCGTGCTGGCGGGCCAGTCGACGCTGGCGGTCATGCCCACCGGCGCGGGCAAGTCGCTGACCTACCAGCTTCCGGCGGTCATGCTGGAAGGCACTTGCGTGGTCGTCAGCCCGCTGATCGCCCTGATGCACGACCAGTTGCGTTCCGCCACGGCCAACGGCATCCGCGCCGCGACCCTCACCAGTGCCGATACCGACCGCGAAGTGACCATCGACCGGTTCCGCGAGGGCGAGCTGGACTTGCTCTACGTCGCCCCGGAACGCGCCAGCCAGCCGCATTTCCGCGAGCTGCTGTCCAAGGCGCGCGTCTCGCTCTTCGCCATCGACGAAGCGCACTGCGTTTCCGAATGGGGGCACGATTTCCGGCCAGACTACCGGCTGCTGCGCCCGCTGCTCGACGCATTTCCGCAAGTACCGCGCCTTGCCCTTACCGCGACCGCGGACCACCATACCCGCGCCGACATCCTCGCCCAGCTCGGCATTGCCGATGACGGCCTGATCGTCGCCGGGTTCGACCGGCCCAACATCCGCTATGCGATCCGCCCGCGCGAGAATGCCGCGCGCCAGCTCAAGACGCTGCTGGAAGAGAACCCCGGCCCCGGCATCATCTACGCCCCGACCCGCGCCCGCGTCGAGCAGCTGGCCGAGACCCTGGCCGCCACCGGTCGCCGGGTCCTGCCCTACCACGCCGGTCTTTCGCCAGAGATTCGCGCACGCAACCAGGCGGCCTTCGTTGCCAGCGAGGACATGGTGATGGTCGCCACGGTTGCCTTCGGCATGGGCATCGACAAGCCCGACGTGCGCTTCGTCGCCCATGCCGGCATCCCCAAGTCGATCGAGGGCTACTACCAGGAAACCGGACGCGCCGGGCGTGACGGCGACCCTTCCGTCGCGGTGATGTTCTGGGGGGCGGACGACTTCGCCCGCGCGCGCATCCGCTTGTCGGAAGTGGAAGAGCGCCGCCAGCAGTCCGAGCGCCAGCGGCTCGATTCGCTGGCAGGGCTGGTCGAAACCGCCCAATGCCGCCGCGCCGTCCTGCTCCGCCACTTCGGCGAGGACCCCGCGCCCACTTGCGGCAACTGCGACAATTGCCTTGAGCCCCCGGGCGTCGCCGACATGACCGAACTGGCGCGCAAGCTGCTTTCGGCCGTTTATCGCACCGGGCAGTCCTATGGCCTGGGTCACCTCGAAAAGGTGCTGACCGGCATCGCCGACGACCGCGTGCTCCAGCGCGGGCATGACCAGCTTTCGGTCTTCGGGATCATGACCGAGGACGAAAAGCCCCTGCTCAAGCCGCTGGCCCGCGCGCTGCAGGCCCGTGGCAGCCTGATCCCGACCGAACACGGTGGCCTCGCACTGGGCGGCGATGCGCGCGAAATCCTCAAGGGCGAGGCCAGCGTGCCGATTGTCCTGCCCCCCAAGCGCGAGCGCAAGCGGCGTGGCGGCGCAAGCAGCCGCGACACCGGCGCCAATCCCGTCGGCAATCCGCTGTTCGAAGCGCTTCGCGCGCTGCGCCGCGATCTCGCCGCAGAAGCAGGCGTGCCGCCCTACGTCATCTTCCACGATTCCACCTTGCGCGAGATGGCGACGGTCCAGCCCGCGTCGCTCGCCGCAATGGGCGAAATCGGCGGCATCGGTTCGCGCAAGCTCGACGCTTACGGCGATGCCTTCCTGGCGGTAATCCGACAGTTCTGA
- a CDS encoding L,D-transpeptidase family protein: protein MTSFKRFGFTALSTAMAVSLTAQPVLAQRIKTEMPEDILPKPAAAKPATATTAPATSPAPATIPMQSPVNPASQQPLPGANGTVSEPVVQPIFLAEPVMSWSLADAKALLSTIEYIGKEGLLPADYQPAALKAAIAGGESDALDALASKVFAWLIEDLRDGRTPMEARVQWFAVDPDQDDMPTAQIMAQALSDHDVPGVVDKLAPTVPDYAALKAELAVTPMANKAKRALILANMDRWRWLARDLGDVYLLTNVPEFQLRLTVRNKIIRTYRTVVGKPGRTATPQLAETVTAVVFNPTWTVPQSIVQGEGLGQKVLNNPRWAKAAGYKATKGADGTIYVVQQPGPTNSLGLMKIDMPNPHAIYLHDTPAKQYFDEDVRAFSHGCIRTERAVELGMTMAILGAKMPAAEAADISRSGEYTKVEMTRTFPVYLTYFTIARSIDGELKQFNDIYGRDKPVLDSFTQPRQLKTTQRTSDEEIIELDNPL, encoded by the coding sequence ATGACGAGTTTCAAGCGGTTCGGCTTTACGGCGCTTTCGACGGCGATGGCGGTAAGCCTGACGGCGCAGCCCGTGCTTGCGCAGCGCATCAAGACCGAGATGCCCGAGGACATCCTGCCCAAGCCGGCTGCGGCCAAGCCCGCGACGGCGACGACTGCTCCGGCCACATCGCCCGCTCCAGCGACGATCCCGATGCAGTCTCCGGTCAATCCCGCCAGCCAGCAGCCGTTGCCGGGCGCGAACGGCACGGTGTCCGAACCGGTCGTGCAGCCGATCTTCCTGGCCGAACCGGTGATGTCGTGGTCGCTGGCCGATGCCAAGGCGCTGCTCTCGACGATCGAATATATCGGCAAGGAAGGCCTGCTTCCGGCCGACTACCAGCCAGCAGCACTCAAGGCCGCCATTGCCGGCGGCGAAAGCGATGCGCTCGATGCCCTGGCGAGCAAGGTCTTCGCCTGGCTGATCGAGGACCTGCGCGACGGGCGTACACCGATGGAAGCGCGGGTGCAGTGGTTCGCGGTCGATCCCGACCAGGACGACATGCCGACCGCGCAGATCATGGCGCAGGCCCTGTCCGACCATGACGTCCCGGGCGTGGTCGACAAGCTGGCGCCCACGGTGCCCGACTATGCCGCCCTCAAGGCCGAACTGGCGGTAACGCCGATGGCGAACAAGGCCAAGCGCGCGCTGATCCTCGCCAACATGGACCGCTGGCGCTGGCTCGCCCGCGACCTCGGCGATGTCTACCTGCTGACCAACGTGCCCGAGTTCCAGCTGCGCCTGACGGTCAGGAACAAGATCATCCGCACCTACCGCACGGTCGTCGGCAAGCCGGGGCGCACTGCGACCCCGCAGCTGGCCGAGACAGTGACGGCGGTCGTCTTCAACCCGACCTGGACGGTCCCGCAATCGATCGTGCAGGGCGAGGGCCTCGGCCAGAAAGTCCTGAACAACCCGCGCTGGGCCAAGGCTGCCGGCTACAAGGCGACCAAGGGCGCTGACGGGACGATCTACGTCGTCCAGCAGCCGGGACCGACCAACTCGCTGGGCCTGATGAAGATCGACATGCCCAACCCGCACGCGATCTACCTGCACGACACGCCTGCCAAGCAGTACTTCGATGAGGACGTCCGGGCTTTCAGCCACGGTTGCATCCGCACCGAACGCGCGGTGGAGTTGGGCATGACCATGGCGATCCTCGGTGCCAAGATGCCGGCAGCCGAAGCGGCCGACATCTCGCGCTCGGGCGAATATACCAAGGTGGAGATGACCCGCACCTTCCCGGTGTACCTGACCTACTTCACCATCGCCCGCTCGATCGACGGGGAACTCAAGCAGTTCAACGACATCTACGGTCGCGACAAGCCGGTGCTCGACAGCTTCACTCAGCCGCGCCAGCTCAAGACCACGCAGCGCACCAGCGACGAAGAGATCATCGAACTCGACAACCCGCTCTGA
- a CDS encoding DMT family transporter, which translates to MQADSSKPVSTLLPVLSVCTGIAAFSAMDAAMKGASIATGVFTALLFRNIFGTLLALPIWFFAGRPLPNRKVLRIHAQRAAIVAAMAGLFFYGLVRIPMAEAIALSFISPIVALYFASLLLGEKIRPRAIVAAAMGVIGVLIIAAGRLGDGSYSPEAVEGVAAILCSALFYALNLVFQRKQALLAGPVEIALFQNLIVAMIFLAFSPWLAVTPDAASLRLTLAGAALATMAILFLSWGYARAEAQVLVPIEYTGFLWAALFGWLQFSEEVGIATVGGALLIVVGCLIGAKNAKTGP; encoded by the coding sequence ATGCAAGCGGATTCGAGCAAGCCGGTATCCACACTACTGCCTGTCCTGTCCGTCTGCACGGGAATTGCGGCGTTCAGCGCCATGGATGCGGCAATGAAAGGGGCCTCGATCGCCACCGGGGTCTTCACCGCACTGCTTTTTCGCAACATTTTCGGCACCCTGCTCGCACTACCGATCTGGTTTTTCGCGGGAAGGCCGCTGCCGAACCGCAAGGTCCTGCGCATCCATGCCCAGCGCGCCGCCATCGTTGCGGCCATGGCCGGGCTGTTCTTCTATGGCCTTGTGCGAATCCCGATGGCGGAAGCGATCGCCCTGTCATTCATCTCGCCGATCGTCGCGCTCTATTTCGCCTCGCTTCTGCTCGGCGAGAAAATCCGCCCGCGGGCCATAGTTGCCGCAGCGATGGGCGTCATCGGCGTACTGATCATCGCTGCCGGCCGACTGGGCGACGGCAGCTATTCGCCCGAAGCCGTCGAGGGTGTCGCCGCGATCCTCTGCTCGGCCCTGTTCTACGCCCTCAACCTGGTGTTCCAGCGCAAGCAGGCGCTGCTGGCCGGCCCGGTCGAGATCGCGCTGTTCCAGAATCTTATCGTCGCGATGATATTTTTGGCCTTTTCGCCCTGGCTGGCAGTGACGCCCGACGCCGCCAGCCTGCGCCTGACCCTGGCCGGAGCGGCCCTCGCGACGATGGCGATCCTGTTCCTGTCCTGGGGCTATGCCCGCGCGGAAGCCCAGGTTCTGGTTCCGATCGAGTACACCGGCTTCCTCTGGGCAGCCCTGTTCGGCTGGCTGCAATTCAGCGAGGAGGTGGGAATTGCGACAGTGGGCGGCGCACTTCTCATCGTCGTGGGATGTCTAATCGGCGCAAAAAACGCGAAAACCGGCCCTTAG